In the genome of Maribacter forsetii DSM 18668, the window CATTTCGTTTAGGCTGTTTTTCATCAAAGGCTTCAATATAAAAATAGAGTTCATCGCCCATTTCCATCTTTAAGGCATTTAAATCCAATGTTTTTGTTGCTCGTATTGATTTCGTTCCTTTTGAAATAGTTTCCTTAAAATTCAATTTTTCTTCCCTGAACTTCACCGATTCTCCCGATCCTTTACTTACGGTTGCTATGATATAAGCTTCGTCAATTCCGTAATCATCGGTAATTGCACTTTGCAGTTGTACCACCTTTTTATCAGAAAAATCAAAATACGTGTACTGCTCCAATCCTAAAATCTCTATTTCTGGCGGATTATCGGGTATTGCTTCCAACGAGAACAAATCTGATGTAAATTCAATATTGTCTTCATTCTTGAATTTAAAACTATAAAAACCCGATGCTGATAACACTTGCTTAATGCGATATCCTTTTTCACCTTTTTGCAACGGAATTAGCTCCCCCATTCGGTCTAGATAGACTTCTTGAACAGGATTATCAAATTCCAACAGCCACTGAACCGTAGCACCAGCAATCGTCTTTATGTTTGGGTCACTTACAGCAATTGTACCTTTTCGGGTATAGGATGGATAAGTAACACTAATATCTTGACTAGAAATTTTTGGAATGATGGACTTCTCACTATTACTATCTGTTGCTATAAACTGAATTTGTGTTTCGTTAGTAGCATTCCTTAAAACGCTTTCTACGCTTTTAAACAAGTCTAATTTCTGAACCATAATACCAAGTAACACCAGCCCTAGCGTAACCAATACCGCTTGTTTTAATTTGTTAGGCGGATGAATAGCACCTAGCCTTTTACTAAGCTCTTCTGATACTTTATAGCGTTGTAGCTTGGCGAGATTTGATAATGAATCTTCTGGCTGCAACAATAGTCCTGTACTAAACGATGCTTCATCTACATGTGCATCTATATAAGTGCCTGTCGTAGCTAAATTATGTTTCCAAGGCTTCTGTATAAAAAGCACTGCGACTACCGCAACTACAAAGCTTAAAACGCCAAGCCATAGATTTTTCGATACTAAATAGAAAAGAACGGCAATGCCAACAGCATACAAGGCAGCTTCTGCGTATGACAAGATTTGCCATCGCCTGTGAAATTTCATCAAGTGTAATTTACCTGATTCCATTACTGTTTTCGTTTATATGCTACAAAGCGTTCTACAATCAATAATACTAGCAGAACAATCCACAAATACGGATTCAGACTCCAGCTGGCTTGGTGGGTTTTAGATGAGCTACTTTCTATAAAATTAGTTTCTAAATCTGCTTCCGTAACCGAGCGAATATCAGCATTAGCTTGAAGTTCACGTAGCTCTTCATCGACATCTAAAATGCTTAATAAGCTTTCTGTTAATCGCCCAGTTAATGCATTTTCTGTCGTAATTTTTTCTGTTATATAAAAGGTATCATCATCTTCTCCTTTTATTATCAGCGTATTAGAAATGGAATCATTTTTAAATACAAGTGTCTTTCTGGCTGAAACCGGAGCAGGCTTAGTGCTCAACCAAATCATTAAATCCGCTTCCTTATTCTCCAATAGTTCGCTATCTAAAAAACTTTCGACTTTTATTTCTCTATTTAAGTAAGTCGATAAAGCTACCAATGCTGCTTCAATATACCTTTTATCTGTACTTAGACTATCGGTATACACCAAAGAAACTTCTAAAGCAGATTGTTGAATTAAAGGAATTATTACTGAACTTGAACTTGAAACCTGTAAACTATCTCCATTTGATGTTAGTTGGTATGCATCACCTAGCTCAATAGTCTTCGTTGCTATTTTTGAAACTACCGGACTGTTATTGGCTGTAAATAAAGCTATATTTTTTTCTTTCTGATATGCTAATAAAGGCTTCTCAATAGTTTGAGCCGAATCCAAAACTATCCAATTGATATCATGATTAGTTTCTGGTCTTGCTCCTTTTAATCCTTTTGCATATCCATGGGTAAAAACAATAATACTATCAGTTTTCAAGGCATTCATTTCTGATGCTAATGACCAGTAATCTGCACTTCTAAAATCTTGTGAATTGGCATATTCAATATGGTTTTCAGGCAAGCCTGATTGTAAAAGCCTTATATCTTGATCTGCCTGTAAATTAATAAAACGAGCCATGAAATTTTCATTCCGGGCTAATTCAGGTTCAATAACATAGGTCAGTTTACTGTTGT includes:
- a CDS encoding DUF4175 family protein → MKFHRRWQILSYAEAALYAVGIAVLFYLVSKNLWLGVLSFVVAVVAVLFIQKPWKHNLATTGTYIDAHVDEASFSTGLLLQPEDSLSNLAKLQRYKVSEELSKRLGAIHPPNKLKQAVLVTLGLVLLGIMVQKLDLFKSVESVLRNATNETQIQFIATDSNSEKSIIPKISSQDISVTYPSYTRKGTIAVSDPNIKTIAGATVQWLLEFDNPVQEVYLDRMGELIPLQKGEKGYRIKQVLSASGFYSFKFKNEDNIEFTSDLFSLEAIPDNPPEIEILGLEQYTYFDFSDKKVVQLQSAITDDYGIDEAYIIATVSKGSGESVKFREEKLNFKETISKGTKSIRATKTLDLNALKMEMGDELYFYIEAFDEKQPKRNVSRSETYFAVIKDTVGEQYGVEGTLGVDQMPDYFRSQRQLIIDTEKLIKDKPNITSKEFKSRSNELGFDQKALRLKYGQFMGDESEMEEAPEEIESDEEGEDHDHAEGEEHDHGEEDENILKDFMHDHDGDNEHNLVEQHDHEHEGDTEEPEDPLHDYLHNHDDPEESTLFEESLKTKLRKALSIMWDAELHLRLYEPEKSLPFQYDALKYIQEIKNSARIYVHRIGFDPPPIKEDSRLTGKIKDIENYSKNETITAERPFEAIEKAVSRLEQLAHSESDYHESDNTLFTAAGNELAQLAIENPGKYLQVLQGLKSMENNTGRTVTNYRFVQKGLLLALPKTPQIPGAEKAYIDEINSLFLKQLEVYD
- a CDS encoding BatA domain-containing protein, whose translation is MSFTQPSYLWALLGLLVPIAIHLWSKKEAKTIKIGSVQLLSESKSRQSSSVQLNEWWLLLLRMAIISLITLVMAKPQWKSNVNNSKLTYVIEPELARNENFMARFINLQADQDIRLLQSGLPENHIEYANSQDFRSADYWSLASEMNALKTDSIIVFTHGYAKGLKGARPETNHDINWIVLDSAQTIEKPLLAYQKEKNIALFTANNSPVVSKIATKTIELGDAYQLTSNGDSLQVSSSSSVIIPLIQQSALEVSLVYTDSLSTDKRYIEAALVALSTYLNREIKVESFLDSELLENKEADLMIWLSTKPAPVSARKTLVFKNDSISNTLIIKGEDDDTFYITEKITTENALTGRLTESLLSILDVDEELRELQANADIRSVTEADLETNFIESSSSKTHQASWSLNPYLWIVLLVLLIVERFVAYKRKQ